A single Ziziphus jujuba cultivar Dongzao chromosome 11, ASM3175591v1 DNA region contains:
- the LOC107432146 gene encoding uncharacterized protein LOC107432146 isoform X2 — protein MEMESSRRPFDRSREPGLKKPRLTEEPERVANPNGRPFGNDNPVSSSSSTRFRMNERDSESSDSARGGYHPQPPPHQELVSQYKTALAELTFNSKPIITNLTIIAGENVHAAKAISAAICSNILEVPSDQKLPSLYLLDSIVKNIGREYIKNFAAKLPEVFCKAYRQVDPSVHSSMRHLFGTWKGVFPPQSLQMIEKELGFTSTVNGSSTGAATSRPDSQSNRPLHRIHVNPKYLERQPLQQPSKAKGLSNDISGPMANSVEDAERLDRTSIGTGRSWVDSSIKMHRSYGDAVSERIHEKNIGAEYGDYDYSSDLSRNSGLGIGRTGGRTTEQGQEKSWYAGGSNVAEPISGQRNGFSSKHGYPNYSAPKPANVAQSIASRSSSGISNSWKNSEEEEFMWDDMNSRLTNRGVSSITSNTKRDHWTSDDSEKSGFEDHIQKPQSIHEYVTRVDREISTDSLPIEQKDVHRMSPWSLQESHSMDGMTRSGTPIVKSDQSDGYAATFSGLSTSGSSSVGRMVGRPQLATSHVGASSFGFLTNAVSGSIGAVAQQRFQSLGAGSPSRQSLMSQRPPSPTINLHQSHLTEQDHAKTQSLTRPDSKVSQYSGQLNVGLHNQYSKESLPIRPTNIHLGNRAKSQSHDVQVSSSNIHLGNRAKSQSHDVQMSSLSMPTFQSRHHHPFASQLEVSTESEPLGHQKLPQAQVSKFGSPSALSNSASEAASALAAESSGQSSTSSLLAAVMKSGILSSNSIPNLNFQNSGQLPLQSVLRPPLPSGPPPTQLTSSVSEVVSASSLDHTSHDKLSTHSKTSQKKVGQPSLPPSVPPPLLDDESEDASNVVNNVSNPISNLLSSLVAKGLISASKTESQTIVASQVPSELQNKSPGVASTSSMPVSLVSDSTVSSIMDDVSFSEPIAKSSIAVPQSTNSEIQNLIGFEFKPDVIREFHPSVVSELFDDFTHRCNVCGLQLKLKERLSRHLEWHDLKKPKANGSSKASRRWYADSWDWVAGKIGLPLGFESARTVGKPCKTMDKGEPMVPADESQCACVLCCEIFEDFYCQERDEWMFNGAVHMVIPSGAGEEGSKGEIVAKGPIVHAKCLSESSLHDLGLASSIKTVFSNTILCFPLL, from the exons ATGGAAATGGAGAGCTCGCGTAGGCCTTTCGACAGATCGAGAGAACCGGGATTAAAGAAACCCCGATTAACTGAAGAGCCCGAGCGCGTTGCGAACCCGAACGGCCGGCCTTTCGGTAATGATAATCCTgtgtcgtcgtcgtcgtcgacAAGGTTTCGGATGAATGAGAGAGACTCGGAGAGCAGTGATTCGGCACGTGGGGGCTATCACCCGCAGCCACCTCCTCATCAGGAGCTTGTGAGCCAGTACAAGACGGCGTTGGCCGAGCTGACTTTCAATTCCAAGCCGATTATTACAAATTTGACTATAATCGCCGGAGAGAACGTCCATGCCGCGAAAGCCATTAGCGCCGCCATATGCTCCAACATTCTCGAG GTTCCTAGTGATCAAAAGCTCCCTTCACTTTATCTTTTAGACAGTATTGTAAAGAATATTGGGAGAGAGTACATAAAAAATTTTGCTGCAAAGCTACCTGAG GTGTTTTGCAAGGCATATAGGCAGGTTGACCCTTCTGTACATTCCAGCATGAGGCATCTTTTTGGAACATGGAAAGGTGTTTTTCCTCCTCAGTCACTGCAGATGATTGAGAAAGAACTTGGCTTTACTTCTACTGTAAATGGTTCATCTACTGGAGCTGCAACATCTAGGCCTGATTCTCAGTCAAACCGTCCCCTTCATAGGATTCATGTGAATCCCAAGTATTTGGAAAGGCAGCCCCTTCAACAACCAAGCAAG GCAAAAGGCTTGTCAAATGACATATCTGGGCCTATGGCAAACTCTGTTGAGGATGCAGAGAGATTGGACAGAACAAGTATTGGTACTGGACGTTCATGGGTTGATTCTTCCATTAAAATGCAT CGTTCATATGGTGATGCAGTAAGTGAGCGTATTCATGAGAAGAACATTGGTGCTGAGTATGGGGACTATGACTATAGTTCTGATCTTTCAAGGAATTCAGGCCTGGGAATCGGAAGAACTGGTGGGAGGACTACCGAGCAAGGGCAGGAAAAATCCTGGTATGCAGGTGGTAGTAATGTTGCAGAACCAATATCTGGCCAAAGAAATGGTTTCAGTAGCAAGCATGGGTATCCAAATTATTCAGCACCTAAACCTGCAAATGTTGCACAAAGCATTGCAAGTAGAAGCAGCAGTGGGATTTCTAATAGCTGGAAGAATTCCGAGGAAGAAGAGTTCATGTGGGATGATATGAACTCTAGATTAACAAATCGTGGTGTGTCTAGTATTACCAGTAATACAAAAAGAGATCATTGGACTTCTGATGATTCAGAGAAATCA GGTTTTGAAGACCATATCCAAAAACCACAAAGTATTCATGAGTATGTAACAAGAGTTGATAGAGAAATTTCCACTGATTCACTGCCTATTGAGCAGAAAGATGTGCACCGGATGTCACCATGGTCATTGCAGGAGTCACACTCAATGGATGGAATGACTCGTTCAGGAACTCCTATAGTTAAATCAGATCAATCTGATGGCTATGCTGCAACATTCAGTGGATTGTCCACAAGTGGAAGTTCCTCTGTGGGCAGGATGGTTGGTCGACCACAGTTGGCAACTTCTCATGTTGGAGCCTCAAGCTTTGGGTTCCTGACAAATGCTGTATCGGGGTCTATTGGAGCTGTAGCTCAGCAGCGATTTCAGTCTTTGGGAGCTGGATCACCATCTAGACAGTCATTGATGAGCCAGCGTCCACCCTCACCTACAATAAATTTACACCAATCCCATTTAACAGAGCAAGATCATGCAAAAACCCAATCCCTTACCCGTCCTGATTCGAAAGTATCTCAATATTCAGGACAGTTGAATGTGGGGTTACATAACCAATACTCTAAGGAATCTTTGCCTATACGACCTACCAATATTCATCTGGGTAACAGGGCAAAATCACAGTCCCATGATGTACAGGTGTCCTCCTCCAATATTCATCTGGGTAACAGGGCAAAATCACAGTCCCATGATGTACAGATGTCCTCCCTTTCAATGCCCACGTTCCAATCAAGGCATCATCATCCATTTGCATCACAACTAGAAGTTTCTACAGAGTCTGAACCTTTGGGTCATCAGAAGCTTCCTCAGGCACAGGTTTCTAAGTTTGGATCTCCCTCTGCATTGAGTAATTCTGCATCAGAGGCTGCAAGTGCTCTAGCCGCAGAAAGTTCAGGACAGTCAAGCACAAGTAGTTTGTTGGCTGCTGTTATGAAGTCTGGAATCCTCTCTAGCAATTCAATACCTAACCTGAATTTTCAAAACTCAGGGCAGTTGCCATTGCAGTCGGTTCTTCGACCCCCTCTTCCAAGTGGACCTCCTCCTACTCAGTTGACATCCTCAGTTTCTGAGGTTGTATCTGCATCTTCATTAGATCATACTTCTCATGATAAATTGTCCACTCACTCAAAAACCTCTCAAAAGAAAGTAGGACAGCCTTCACTCCCGCCAAGTGTGCCACCTCCTCTTTTGGATGATGAATCAGAAGATGCTTCAAATGTGGTGAATAATGTCTCTAATCCAATTTCAAACCTTCTGAGCTCTTTAGTTGCAAAGGGTTTGATCTCAGCCTCTAAGACAGAGTCACAAACCATTGTCGCATCCCAGGTTCCCAGTGAACTGCAAAATAAGAGCCCAGGAGTTGCTAGCACCAGCTCCATGCCTGTTTCTTTAGTTTCAGATTCCACCGTTTCTTCAATCATGGATGATGTATCATTTTCAGAACCTATAGCCAAAAGTTCCATTGCCGTGCCTCAATCAACCAACTCGGAGATACAGAACCTTATAGGATTTGAATTTAAGCCTGATGTAATCCGAGAATTTCATCCATCTGTGGTCAGTGAACTCTTTGATGACTTTACACATCGGTGTAATGTATGTGGTCTTCAACTTAAACTTAAAGAACGGCTTAGTAGACACTTGGAGTGGCATGACTTGAAGAAGCCCAAAGCTAATGGTTCGAGTAAGGCCTCAAGAAGATGGTATGCAGACTCATGGGACTGGGTTGCTGGAAAAATTGGACTTCCATTGGGATTCGAGTCTGCTAGAACAGTGGGCAAACCCTGCAAAACAATGGACAAGGGTGAGCCAATGGTTCCTGCAGATGAAAGTCAATGTGCTTGTGTTTTATGCTGTGAGATTTTTGAAGATTTCTATTGTCAAGAAAGAGATGAATGGATGTTCAATGGAGCAGTGCACATGGTTATTCCATCTGGGGCTGGTGAAGAAGGAAGCAAAGGTGAGATTGTTGCTAAGGGTCCTATTGTACATGCAAAGTGTTTATCGGAAAGTTCACTTCATGACTTGGGACTGGCTAGCAGTATTAAAACG GTTTTCTCGAACACAATTTTGTGTTTTCCACTGCTTTAA
- the LOC107432146 gene encoding uncharacterized protein LOC107432146 isoform X3, producing the protein MEMESSRRPFDRSREPGLKKPRLTEEPERVANPNGRPFGNDNPVSSSSSTRFRMNERDSESSDSARGGYHPQPPPHQELVSQYKTALAELTFNSKPIITNLTIIAGENVHAAKAISAAICSNILEVPSDQKLPSLYLLDSIVKNIGREYIKNFAAKLPEVFCKAYRQVDPSVHSSMRHLFGTWKGVFPPQSLQMIEKELGFTSTVNGSSTGAATSRPDSQSNRPLHRIHVNPKYLERQPLQQPSKAKGLSNDISGPMANSVEDAERLDRTSIGTGRSWVDSSIKMHKMQRSYGDAVSERIHEKNIGAEYGDYDYSSDLSRNSGLGIGRTGGRTTEQGQEKSWYAGGSNVAEPISGQRNGFSSKHGYPNYSAPKPANVAQSIASRSSSGISNSWKNSEEEEFMWDDMNSRLTNRGVSSITSNTKRDHWTSDDSEKSGFEDHIQKPQSIHEYVTRVDREISTDSLPIEQKDVHRMSPWSLQESHSMDGMTRSGTPIVKSDQSDGYAATFSGLSTSGSSSVGRMVGRPQLATSHVGASSFGFLTNAVSGSIGAVAQQRFQSLGAGSPSRQSLMSQRPPSPTINLHQSHLTEQDHAKTQSLTRPDSKVSQYSGQLNVGLHNQYSKESLPIRPTNIHLGNRAKSQSHDVQVSSSNIHLGNRAKSQSHDVQMSSLSMPTFQSRHHHPFASQLEVSTESEPLGHQKLPQAQVSKFGSPSALSNSASEAASALAAESSGQSSTSSLLAAVMKSGILSSNSIPNLNFQNSGQLPLQSVLRPPLPSGPPPTQLTSSVSEVVSASSLDHTSHDKLSTHSKTSQKKVGQPSLPPSVPPPLLDDESEDASNVVNNVSNPISNLLSSLVAKGLISASKTESQTIVASQVPSELQNKSPGVASTSSMPVSLVSDSTVSSIMDDVSFSEPIAKSSIAVPQSTNSEIQNLIGFEFKPDVIREFHPSVVSELFDDFTHRCNVCGLQLKLKERLSRHLEWHDLKKPKANGSSKASRRWYADSWDWVAGKIGLPLGFESARTVGKPCKTMDKGEPMVPADESQCACVLCCEIFEDFYCQERDEWMFNGAVHMVIPSGAGEEGSKGEIVAKGPIVHAKCLSESSLHDLGLASSIKTEEDV; encoded by the exons ATGGAAATGGAGAGCTCGCGTAGGCCTTTCGACAGATCGAGAGAACCGGGATTAAAGAAACCCCGATTAACTGAAGAGCCCGAGCGCGTTGCGAACCCGAACGGCCGGCCTTTCGGTAATGATAATCCTgtgtcgtcgtcgtcgtcgacAAGGTTTCGGATGAATGAGAGAGACTCGGAGAGCAGTGATTCGGCACGTGGGGGCTATCACCCGCAGCCACCTCCTCATCAGGAGCTTGTGAGCCAGTACAAGACGGCGTTGGCCGAGCTGACTTTCAATTCCAAGCCGATTATTACAAATTTGACTATAATCGCCGGAGAGAACGTCCATGCCGCGAAAGCCATTAGCGCCGCCATATGCTCCAACATTCTCGAG GTTCCTAGTGATCAAAAGCTCCCTTCACTTTATCTTTTAGACAGTATTGTAAAGAATATTGGGAGAGAGTACATAAAAAATTTTGCTGCAAAGCTACCTGAG GTGTTTTGCAAGGCATATAGGCAGGTTGACCCTTCTGTACATTCCAGCATGAGGCATCTTTTTGGAACATGGAAAGGTGTTTTTCCTCCTCAGTCACTGCAGATGATTGAGAAAGAACTTGGCTTTACTTCTACTGTAAATGGTTCATCTACTGGAGCTGCAACATCTAGGCCTGATTCTCAGTCAAACCGTCCCCTTCATAGGATTCATGTGAATCCCAAGTATTTGGAAAGGCAGCCCCTTCAACAACCAAGCAAG GCAAAAGGCTTGTCAAATGACATATCTGGGCCTATGGCAAACTCTGTTGAGGATGCAGAGAGATTGGACAGAACAAGTATTGGTACTGGACGTTCATGGGTTGATTCTTCCATTAAAATGCAT AAAATGCAGCGTTCATATGGTGATGCAGTAAGTGAGCGTATTCATGAGAAGAACATTGGTGCTGAGTATGGGGACTATGACTATAGTTCTGATCTTTCAAGGAATTCAGGCCTGGGAATCGGAAGAACTGGTGGGAGGACTACCGAGCAAGGGCAGGAAAAATCCTGGTATGCAGGTGGTAGTAATGTTGCAGAACCAATATCTGGCCAAAGAAATGGTTTCAGTAGCAAGCATGGGTATCCAAATTATTCAGCACCTAAACCTGCAAATGTTGCACAAAGCATTGCAAGTAGAAGCAGCAGTGGGATTTCTAATAGCTGGAAGAATTCCGAGGAAGAAGAGTTCATGTGGGATGATATGAACTCTAGATTAACAAATCGTGGTGTGTCTAGTATTACCAGTAATACAAAAAGAGATCATTGGACTTCTGATGATTCAGAGAAATCA GGTTTTGAAGACCATATCCAAAAACCACAAAGTATTCATGAGTATGTAACAAGAGTTGATAGAGAAATTTCCACTGATTCACTGCCTATTGAGCAGAAAGATGTGCACCGGATGTCACCATGGTCATTGCAGGAGTCACACTCAATGGATGGAATGACTCGTTCAGGAACTCCTATAGTTAAATCAGATCAATCTGATGGCTATGCTGCAACATTCAGTGGATTGTCCACAAGTGGAAGTTCCTCTGTGGGCAGGATGGTTGGTCGACCACAGTTGGCAACTTCTCATGTTGGAGCCTCAAGCTTTGGGTTCCTGACAAATGCTGTATCGGGGTCTATTGGAGCTGTAGCTCAGCAGCGATTTCAGTCTTTGGGAGCTGGATCACCATCTAGACAGTCATTGATGAGCCAGCGTCCACCCTCACCTACAATAAATTTACACCAATCCCATTTAACAGAGCAAGATCATGCAAAAACCCAATCCCTTACCCGTCCTGATTCGAAAGTATCTCAATATTCAGGACAGTTGAATGTGGGGTTACATAACCAATACTCTAAGGAATCTTTGCCTATACGACCTACCAATATTCATCTGGGTAACAGGGCAAAATCACAGTCCCATGATGTACAGGTGTCCTCCTCCAATATTCATCTGGGTAACAGGGCAAAATCACAGTCCCATGATGTACAGATGTCCTCCCTTTCAATGCCCACGTTCCAATCAAGGCATCATCATCCATTTGCATCACAACTAGAAGTTTCTACAGAGTCTGAACCTTTGGGTCATCAGAAGCTTCCTCAGGCACAGGTTTCTAAGTTTGGATCTCCCTCTGCATTGAGTAATTCTGCATCAGAGGCTGCAAGTGCTCTAGCCGCAGAAAGTTCAGGACAGTCAAGCACAAGTAGTTTGTTGGCTGCTGTTATGAAGTCTGGAATCCTCTCTAGCAATTCAATACCTAACCTGAATTTTCAAAACTCAGGGCAGTTGCCATTGCAGTCGGTTCTTCGACCCCCTCTTCCAAGTGGACCTCCTCCTACTCAGTTGACATCCTCAGTTTCTGAGGTTGTATCTGCATCTTCATTAGATCATACTTCTCATGATAAATTGTCCACTCACTCAAAAACCTCTCAAAAGAAAGTAGGACAGCCTTCACTCCCGCCAAGTGTGCCACCTCCTCTTTTGGATGATGAATCAGAAGATGCTTCAAATGTGGTGAATAATGTCTCTAATCCAATTTCAAACCTTCTGAGCTCTTTAGTTGCAAAGGGTTTGATCTCAGCCTCTAAGACAGAGTCACAAACCATTGTCGCATCCCAGGTTCCCAGTGAACTGCAAAATAAGAGCCCAGGAGTTGCTAGCACCAGCTCCATGCCTGTTTCTTTAGTTTCAGATTCCACCGTTTCTTCAATCATGGATGATGTATCATTTTCAGAACCTATAGCCAAAAGTTCCATTGCCGTGCCTCAATCAACCAACTCGGAGATACAGAACCTTATAGGATTTGAATTTAAGCCTGATGTAATCCGAGAATTTCATCCATCTGTGGTCAGTGAACTCTTTGATGACTTTACACATCGGTGTAATGTATGTGGTCTTCAACTTAAACTTAAAGAACGGCTTAGTAGACACTTGGAGTGGCATGACTTGAAGAAGCCCAAAGCTAATGGTTCGAGTAAGGCCTCAAGAAGATGGTATGCAGACTCATGGGACTGGGTTGCTGGAAAAATTGGACTTCCATTGGGATTCGAGTCTGCTAGAACAGTGGGCAAACCCTGCAAAACAATGGACAAGGGTGAGCCAATGGTTCCTGCAGATGAAAGTCAATGTGCTTGTGTTTTATGCTGTGAGATTTTTGAAGATTTCTATTGTCAAGAAAGAGATGAATGGATGTTCAATGGAGCAGTGCACATGGTTATTCCATCTGGGGCTGGTGAAGAAGGAAGCAAAGGTGAGATTGTTGCTAAGGGTCCTATTGTACATGCAAAGTGTTTATCGGAAAGTTCACTTCATGACTTGGGACTGGCTAGCAGTATTAAAACG GAAGAGGATGTATGA
- the LOC107432146 gene encoding uncharacterized protein LOC107432146 isoform X1: MEMESSRRPFDRSREPGLKKPRLTEEPERVANPNGRPFGNDNPVSSSSSTRFRMNERDSESSDSARGGYHPQPPPHQELVSQYKTALAELTFNSKPIITNLTIIAGENVHAAKAISAAICSNILEVPSDQKLPSLYLLDSIVKNIGREYIKNFAAKLPEVFCKAYRQVDPSVHSSMRHLFGTWKGVFPPQSLQMIEKELGFTSTVNGSSTGAATSRPDSQSNRPLHRIHVNPKYLERQPLQQPSKAKGLSNDISGPMANSVEDAERLDRTSIGTGRSWVDSSIKMHKMQRSYGDAVSERIHEKNIGAEYGDYDYSSDLSRNSGLGIGRTGGRTTEQGQEKSWYAGGSNVAEPISGQRNGFSSKHGYPNYSAPKPANVAQSIASRSSSGISNSWKNSEEEEFMWDDMNSRLTNRGVSSITSNTKRDHWTSDDSEKSGFEDHIQKPQSIHEYVTRVDREISTDSLPIEQKDVHRMSPWSLQESHSMDGMTRSGTPIVKSDQSDGYAATFSGLSTSGSSSVGRMVGRPQLATSHVGASSFGFLTNAVSGSIGAVAQQRFQSLGAGSPSRQSLMSQRPPSPTINLHQSHLTEQDHAKTQSLTRPDSKVSQYSGQLNVGLHNQYSKESLPIRPTNIHLGNRAKSQSHDVQVSSSNIHLGNRAKSQSHDVQMSSLSMPTFQSRHHHPFASQLEVSTESEPLGHQKLPQAQVSKFGSPSALSNSASEAASALAAESSGQSSTSSLLAAVMKSGILSSNSIPNLNFQNSGQLPLQSVLRPPLPSGPPPTQLTSSVSEVVSASSLDHTSHDKLSTHSKTSQKKVGQPSLPPSVPPPLLDDESEDASNVVNNVSNPISNLLSSLVAKGLISASKTESQTIVASQVPSELQNKSPGVASTSSMPVSLVSDSTVSSIMDDVSFSEPIAKSSIAVPQSTNSEIQNLIGFEFKPDVIREFHPSVVSELFDDFTHRCNVCGLQLKLKERLSRHLEWHDLKKPKANGSSKASRRWYADSWDWVAGKIGLPLGFESARTVGKPCKTMDKGEPMVPADESQCACVLCCEIFEDFYCQERDEWMFNGAVHMVIPSGAGEEGSKGEIVAKGPIVHAKCLSESSLHDLGLASSIKTVFSNTILCFPLL, translated from the exons ATGGAAATGGAGAGCTCGCGTAGGCCTTTCGACAGATCGAGAGAACCGGGATTAAAGAAACCCCGATTAACTGAAGAGCCCGAGCGCGTTGCGAACCCGAACGGCCGGCCTTTCGGTAATGATAATCCTgtgtcgtcgtcgtcgtcgacAAGGTTTCGGATGAATGAGAGAGACTCGGAGAGCAGTGATTCGGCACGTGGGGGCTATCACCCGCAGCCACCTCCTCATCAGGAGCTTGTGAGCCAGTACAAGACGGCGTTGGCCGAGCTGACTTTCAATTCCAAGCCGATTATTACAAATTTGACTATAATCGCCGGAGAGAACGTCCATGCCGCGAAAGCCATTAGCGCCGCCATATGCTCCAACATTCTCGAG GTTCCTAGTGATCAAAAGCTCCCTTCACTTTATCTTTTAGACAGTATTGTAAAGAATATTGGGAGAGAGTACATAAAAAATTTTGCTGCAAAGCTACCTGAG GTGTTTTGCAAGGCATATAGGCAGGTTGACCCTTCTGTACATTCCAGCATGAGGCATCTTTTTGGAACATGGAAAGGTGTTTTTCCTCCTCAGTCACTGCAGATGATTGAGAAAGAACTTGGCTTTACTTCTACTGTAAATGGTTCATCTACTGGAGCTGCAACATCTAGGCCTGATTCTCAGTCAAACCGTCCCCTTCATAGGATTCATGTGAATCCCAAGTATTTGGAAAGGCAGCCCCTTCAACAACCAAGCAAG GCAAAAGGCTTGTCAAATGACATATCTGGGCCTATGGCAAACTCTGTTGAGGATGCAGAGAGATTGGACAGAACAAGTATTGGTACTGGACGTTCATGGGTTGATTCTTCCATTAAAATGCAT AAAATGCAGCGTTCATATGGTGATGCAGTAAGTGAGCGTATTCATGAGAAGAACATTGGTGCTGAGTATGGGGACTATGACTATAGTTCTGATCTTTCAAGGAATTCAGGCCTGGGAATCGGAAGAACTGGTGGGAGGACTACCGAGCAAGGGCAGGAAAAATCCTGGTATGCAGGTGGTAGTAATGTTGCAGAACCAATATCTGGCCAAAGAAATGGTTTCAGTAGCAAGCATGGGTATCCAAATTATTCAGCACCTAAACCTGCAAATGTTGCACAAAGCATTGCAAGTAGAAGCAGCAGTGGGATTTCTAATAGCTGGAAGAATTCCGAGGAAGAAGAGTTCATGTGGGATGATATGAACTCTAGATTAACAAATCGTGGTGTGTCTAGTATTACCAGTAATACAAAAAGAGATCATTGGACTTCTGATGATTCAGAGAAATCA GGTTTTGAAGACCATATCCAAAAACCACAAAGTATTCATGAGTATGTAACAAGAGTTGATAGAGAAATTTCCACTGATTCACTGCCTATTGAGCAGAAAGATGTGCACCGGATGTCACCATGGTCATTGCAGGAGTCACACTCAATGGATGGAATGACTCGTTCAGGAACTCCTATAGTTAAATCAGATCAATCTGATGGCTATGCTGCAACATTCAGTGGATTGTCCACAAGTGGAAGTTCCTCTGTGGGCAGGATGGTTGGTCGACCACAGTTGGCAACTTCTCATGTTGGAGCCTCAAGCTTTGGGTTCCTGACAAATGCTGTATCGGGGTCTATTGGAGCTGTAGCTCAGCAGCGATTTCAGTCTTTGGGAGCTGGATCACCATCTAGACAGTCATTGATGAGCCAGCGTCCACCCTCACCTACAATAAATTTACACCAATCCCATTTAACAGAGCAAGATCATGCAAAAACCCAATCCCTTACCCGTCCTGATTCGAAAGTATCTCAATATTCAGGACAGTTGAATGTGGGGTTACATAACCAATACTCTAAGGAATCTTTGCCTATACGACCTACCAATATTCATCTGGGTAACAGGGCAAAATCACAGTCCCATGATGTACAGGTGTCCTCCTCCAATATTCATCTGGGTAACAGGGCAAAATCACAGTCCCATGATGTACAGATGTCCTCCCTTTCAATGCCCACGTTCCAATCAAGGCATCATCATCCATTTGCATCACAACTAGAAGTTTCTACAGAGTCTGAACCTTTGGGTCATCAGAAGCTTCCTCAGGCACAGGTTTCTAAGTTTGGATCTCCCTCTGCATTGAGTAATTCTGCATCAGAGGCTGCAAGTGCTCTAGCCGCAGAAAGTTCAGGACAGTCAAGCACAAGTAGTTTGTTGGCTGCTGTTATGAAGTCTGGAATCCTCTCTAGCAATTCAATACCTAACCTGAATTTTCAAAACTCAGGGCAGTTGCCATTGCAGTCGGTTCTTCGACCCCCTCTTCCAAGTGGACCTCCTCCTACTCAGTTGACATCCTCAGTTTCTGAGGTTGTATCTGCATCTTCATTAGATCATACTTCTCATGATAAATTGTCCACTCACTCAAAAACCTCTCAAAAGAAAGTAGGACAGCCTTCACTCCCGCCAAGTGTGCCACCTCCTCTTTTGGATGATGAATCAGAAGATGCTTCAAATGTGGTGAATAATGTCTCTAATCCAATTTCAAACCTTCTGAGCTCTTTAGTTGCAAAGGGTTTGATCTCAGCCTCTAAGACAGAGTCACAAACCATTGTCGCATCCCAGGTTCCCAGTGAACTGCAAAATAAGAGCCCAGGAGTTGCTAGCACCAGCTCCATGCCTGTTTCTTTAGTTTCAGATTCCACCGTTTCTTCAATCATGGATGATGTATCATTTTCAGAACCTATAGCCAAAAGTTCCATTGCCGTGCCTCAATCAACCAACTCGGAGATACAGAACCTTATAGGATTTGAATTTAAGCCTGATGTAATCCGAGAATTTCATCCATCTGTGGTCAGTGAACTCTTTGATGACTTTACACATCGGTGTAATGTATGTGGTCTTCAACTTAAACTTAAAGAACGGCTTAGTAGACACTTGGAGTGGCATGACTTGAAGAAGCCCAAAGCTAATGGTTCGAGTAAGGCCTCAAGAAGATGGTATGCAGACTCATGGGACTGGGTTGCTGGAAAAATTGGACTTCCATTGGGATTCGAGTCTGCTAGAACAGTGGGCAAACCCTGCAAAACAATGGACAAGGGTGAGCCAATGGTTCCTGCAGATGAAAGTCAATGTGCTTGTGTTTTATGCTGTGAGATTTTTGAAGATTTCTATTGTCAAGAAAGAGATGAATGGATGTTCAATGGAGCAGTGCACATGGTTATTCCATCTGGGGCTGGTGAAGAAGGAAGCAAAGGTGAGATTGTTGCTAAGGGTCCTATTGTACATGCAAAGTGTTTATCGGAAAGTTCACTTCATGACTTGGGACTGGCTAGCAGTATTAAAACG GTTTTCTCGAACACAATTTTGTGTTTTCCACTGCTTTAA
- the LOC107432154 gene encoding putative phytosulfokines 6: MKQSSVRFLFLFLFAFLIFHQYSFARLLQPKQVEEKVTENEISHEEGSLTGMNDLLDLMGSEGCHDKEEECLNRRMIAEAHLDYIYTQHHKP; encoded by the exons ATGAAACAGAGTTCGGTTAGATTTCTTTTCCTCTTCCTCTTTGCTTTTCTCATCTTCCATCAGTACTCGTTCGCTCGCCTCCTGCAACCAAAACAAG TTGAAGAAAAGGTGACAGAGAATGAGATCAGCCATGAAGAAGGTTCACTAACAGGGATGAATGATCTCTTAGAT CTAATGGGGTCAGAGGGATGCCATGACAAAGAAGAAGAGTGTCTTAACAGAAGGATGATTGCAGAGGCTCACTTGGACTATATTTACACTCAACACCATAAACCTTAG